One region of Rubripirellula tenax genomic DNA includes:
- a CDS encoding glycosyl hydrolase family 95 catalytic domain-containing protein yields the protein MRQKLALLLCLLSVYACCVGLATPRVALADQNWRTVDWPTFLSSHDLITATIPDRWDAAPFAGNGEQGTLVYQTGPRTLRFDVGCSAAHDHRPWEQDDLSEKHVEVLNRGRHFIGHLTLNLPADLTGGETRVSLWNAEASGTLRSPHGQATWKAIVHAKEPVIFCELNTTGELSEARFEYVPEVPRNPRAVRAKTPRTPPHPEVKTLVRDDGVHVAVQDLIAGGQTGVAWFVESKGQRTRLWLSVQHSFPDRSAAKDAIAAVRRAREADLVDWIAQHEHWWHRYYQQSFLETGDPFWDRFYWIQQYKLGCATRDEGWIIDNQGPWLQPTAWNATWWNLNAQLSHLGGLTANRRGAVSALRYQLNRNQGNLRLNVAEAYRMDSSALGRSSSGWDLIAHVGEPGGRVGMDPRIGAECGNLLWALHNVDLEYRYWNDTTVRDETLFPLLVRAVNYYRHFLQLGHDDRWHLPKTYSPEYRLASDCTYDLDLLHWGIGRLLELADEKGLNESDKPLVAVWRDLRDNLVTVQSNDTGRAVGGDVWLTGGHRHWSHLMAIYPLRTLTPDLQQDRDLIERSLKHWRSFGRGIAGYSHTAGSCMASLLGDGDQALEYLNQLRPYLKPNTFYSEIGLPVMETPLHGATAMQEMVLQSHGGRLAVFPAVPTAWPDVRFANFRGEGGFLVSGELHGGQCQCVSIVSTRGGDVTVALPMNKFRWFAVSNPTASHQHEGQLELSTQRGDRFVFWNEGTTRPTTSPPDVSNLVK from the coding sequence ATGAGACAGAAACTCGCATTGTTGCTGTGCCTGCTCAGCGTCTATGCGTGCTGTGTCGGTTTGGCAACGCCACGCGTCGCGTTGGCGGACCAGAATTGGCGGACGGTCGACTGGCCAACGTTTCTTTCCTCGCACGATTTAATAACTGCAACCATACCGGATCGTTGGGACGCGGCACCCTTCGCTGGAAACGGTGAACAGGGCACGCTGGTCTATCAAACGGGCCCCCGTACGCTTCGTTTCGATGTGGGTTGTTCGGCCGCGCACGACCATCGACCATGGGAACAGGACGATCTGTCGGAAAAGCATGTCGAGGTTCTCAACCGAGGTCGGCATTTCATTGGACACTTGACGTTGAACTTGCCCGCGGATTTGACTGGCGGGGAAACACGTGTCTCGTTATGGAATGCCGAGGCGTCTGGGACTCTGCGTTCGCCCCATGGACAGGCAACCTGGAAAGCAATCGTTCACGCCAAAGAACCCGTCATTTTTTGTGAGCTGAACACGACGGGCGAGCTATCGGAAGCGCGGTTTGAATACGTTCCCGAAGTCCCTCGTAATCCTCGCGCCGTCCGTGCAAAGACGCCTCGGACGCCGCCACATCCCGAGGTCAAGACTTTGGTTCGTGACGATGGTGTTCATGTCGCAGTTCAGGACTTGATTGCGGGCGGACAAACCGGGGTGGCTTGGTTCGTCGAATCGAAAGGCCAACGAACGCGGCTGTGGCTAAGCGTGCAACATAGCTTTCCCGATCGGTCAGCGGCGAAAGATGCGATCGCCGCAGTGCGCCGAGCTCGCGAGGCGGACCTTGTCGATTGGATCGCCCAGCATGAACATTGGTGGCATCGCTACTACCAACAGAGTTTCCTGGAAACCGGCGACCCGTTTTGGGATCGTTTCTATTGGATCCAGCAATACAAGCTCGGATGCGCCACGCGTGACGAAGGATGGATCATCGATAACCAAGGTCCCTGGCTTCAGCCGACGGCTTGGAACGCAACATGGTGGAACCTCAACGCGCAGCTATCGCATCTGGGCGGGCTGACCGCGAATCGCCGCGGCGCGGTGTCGGCGCTCCGCTATCAACTCAACCGAAACCAAGGCAACCTTCGACTTAACGTCGCGGAAGCCTATCGCATGGATTCGTCAGCCCTCGGCCGTTCGTCGTCGGGATGGGACTTGATCGCTCATGTGGGCGAGCCCGGTGGTCGCGTCGGGATGGACCCACGGATTGGTGCCGAATGCGGCAATCTGTTGTGGGCACTGCACAACGTCGATCTCGAATATCGTTACTGGAACGATACGACCGTTCGAGACGAGACTCTGTTTCCGCTGCTGGTGCGTGCGGTCAACTACTATCGACATTTTCTCCAGCTCGGCCACGATGATCGCTGGCATCTGCCCAAGACGTACAGTCCCGAGTACCGACTCGCGAGTGACTGTACGTACGATTTGGATTTGTTGCACTGGGGAATCGGTCGCTTGCTGGAACTTGCCGACGAGAAAGGTTTGAACGAATCCGACAAACCGCTGGTGGCAGTTTGGCGAGATTTGCGAGACAACCTTGTCACTGTGCAGAGCAATGACACCGGACGCGCCGTTGGTGGCGATGTTTGGTTGACCGGCGGGCATCGACATTGGTCGCACTTGATGGCGATTTATCCGCTTCGCACCCTGACGCCGGATTTGCAACAGGACCGCGACTTGATCGAGCGGAGCTTGAAGCATTGGCGTTCGTTCGGGCGCGGCATCGCAGGTTACTCGCACACCGCCGGTTCGTGCATGGCATCGCTGCTTGGCGATGGCGACCAGGCCCTTGAGTATCTCAATCAATTGCGACCGTATTTAAAACCCAACACATTTTATTCCGAGATCGGTCTGCCGGTGATGGAAACGCCGCTACATGGGGCGACGGCCATGCAGGAAATGGTTCTGCAAAGTCACGGTGGTCGCTTGGCCGTTTTTCCGGCCGTCCCAACTGCGTGGCCCGACGTACGCTTTGCAAACTTCCGTGGCGAAGGCGGTTTCCTGGTCAGCGGGGAACTCCACGGCGGCCAGTGCCAATGCGTGTCGATTGTTTCGACCCGTGGCGGCGACGTCACGGTAGCCTTGCCGATGAATAAGTTCCGCTGGTTTGCGGTTTCGAACCCCACCGCGTCGCACCAGCATGAAGGCCAGCTCGAATTATCAACCCAACGCGGCGATCGTTTCGTTTTTTGGAACGAAGGGACTACCCGACCGACCACGTCCCCGCCAGACGTCAGTAACTTGGTCAAATGA
- a CDS encoding DUF1559 domain-containing protein has protein sequence MKNRLKREGFTLVELLVVIAIIGVLVGLLLPAVQAAREAARRMSCSNNFKQLGLAIHNYHSAYKRLPMHQGGTHGVGSWRADNGNNQLDLSSLVGMTPFMEQQALWEQISNPYSVTEGTAGLGNIYNPMGPWPGRPLNSGANANGGFYGPWMANIPTLRCPSDPGQGLPAQGRTNYGPCLGDSLDTTWGGYRIRNTGAQQTGGNPLYYVRVRASQRGFFKNQRFIRFRDVLDGLSNTIAMGEIVTDLGDRDVRTHSADGANNLLGLNGNTSCEQFRDPLRPRFWSTTAPLVGNAEQRRGFKWAYGGPINQQVNTILPPNSVLCINNTNIVSIAIASASSRHQGGAHILMGDGAVKFITDSIEAGDPNRGQVGAHPAHNDPLSVPGAASPYGLWGALGTAATSEVIDEEI, from the coding sequence ATGAAGAACAGATTGAAGCGTGAGGGATTCACCCTCGTCGAACTTCTCGTCGTCATCGCGATCATCGGCGTGTTGGTAGGGCTGCTATTGCCCGCGGTCCAAGCGGCGCGTGAAGCCGCACGTCGGATGAGTTGCAGCAACAACTTCAAGCAACTTGGGCTGGCAATTCACAACTATCATTCTGCCTACAAGCGATTGCCAATGCACCAAGGTGGGACGCATGGGGTGGGATCGTGGCGTGCAGACAATGGTAATAACCAATTGGACCTGTCTAGCTTGGTGGGAATGACGCCGTTCATGGAGCAGCAGGCGCTTTGGGAGCAGATCAGCAATCCGTATTCGGTGACGGAAGGAACGGCTGGTTTGGGCAATATCTACAACCCGATGGGACCATGGCCAGGTCGACCTCTCAACTCAGGGGCCAATGCCAACGGCGGTTTCTATGGTCCGTGGATGGCCAACATCCCAACGCTTCGTTGCCCGAGTGACCCAGGCCAAGGCCTACCTGCCCAAGGACGTACAAACTATGGCCCGTGTCTAGGTGATTCGTTGGACACCACCTGGGGCGGTTATCGGATTCGAAACACGGGCGCTCAGCAGACTGGCGGTAACCCGTTGTACTACGTTCGCGTCAGGGCTTCTCAGCGAGGCTTCTTCAAGAATCAGCGATTCATCCGTTTTCGAGATGTACTTGATGGACTCTCCAACACCATTGCCATGGGAGAGATCGTCACTGACCTAGGTGACCGAGATGTTCGTACCCATTCGGCTGACGGTGCAAACAACCTGTTGGGCCTGAACGGCAATACCTCGTGTGAACAGTTTAGAGATCCTCTGCGTCCAAGGTTTTGGAGCACGACGGCTCCCCTGGTTGGAAACGCCGAGCAACGACGGGGATTCAAATGGGCTTACGGTGGTCCAATCAACCAGCAAGTTAACACCATTTTGCCACCCAATTCTGTCCTCTGCATCAACAACACGAACATCGTTTCCATTGCCATCGCAAGCGCGTCTAGCCGCCATCAAGGCGGAGCGCACATCTTGATGGGTGATGGTGCTGTGAAATTTATCACTGACTCCATCGAAGCCGGCGACCCAAATCGCGGACAAGTTGGTGCGCATCCGGCGCACAATGATCCGCTGTCCGTGCCCGGTGCGGCAAGTCCCTATGGGTTATGGGGTGCACTGGGCACCGCAGCCACCAGTGAAGTTATTGATGAGGAGATCTGA
- a CDS encoding alkaline phosphatase D family protein, with amino-acid sequence MSIKRLLAFCTLITAAYPLHADVFMANGMKIGDVTSDTAKVWTRLTAQPERTRSGTKFLKTTNPTKEEPARADGSHQFPPGKTLADMEGSVPGADGEVRLRYWPKGQRGNKTVTDWMRVDSQKDFTRQFSLTGLSANTDYVLEAEGKDASSTVAVDGGFRTAPKADDVQDIDFVVVTCGDYPRRDDAENGHVIYETMLKKIDPHFFVHTGDIEYYDRDDPYALSKELARYKMNRLFSMPYIRSFHNNVSSYFIKDDHDTLMDDCDPDDVYGTLTWDEGIAIFEEQFPRTRPYKTVRWGKDLQVWMMEGRDFRDVHPEGPDQEPSIWGAQQKEWFFKSFAESDATFRVLISPTPVVGPDRKGKNDNHANKEFAFEGNQIREFLGSQENAFVICGDRHWQYHSVDPTTGATEFSCGPSSDKHASGYSEEFRNEYHKYLKILGGFLSVNVSRETGEPVVTFNHHAPDGTVRYSFQKK; translated from the coding sequence ATGAGCATCAAACGCTTGCTTGCCTTTTGTACTTTGATCACGGCTGCATACCCTCTTCACGCAGACGTCTTCATGGCGAACGGAATGAAGATCGGGGATGTGACCAGCGATACTGCGAAAGTCTGGACGCGATTGACGGCACAGCCCGAACGAACACGCTCGGGCACCAAGTTTCTTAAAACAACAAACCCCACGAAAGAAGAGCCGGCGCGGGCAGACGGAAGCCATCAGTTTCCACCCGGAAAGACGCTCGCGGATATGGAAGGAAGCGTGCCTGGGGCTGACGGAGAGGTGCGTCTGCGATATTGGCCAAAGGGACAGCGTGGAAACAAGACCGTCACAGACTGGATGCGTGTGGATTCGCAGAAGGATTTTACACGTCAATTTTCGCTGACGGGACTATCGGCAAATACGGATTACGTTTTGGAAGCGGAAGGAAAGGACGCAAGCAGCACCGTCGCGGTCGACGGCGGCTTTCGAACAGCGCCCAAGGCAGATGATGTTCAGGACATCGATTTCGTTGTCGTAACCTGCGGCGACTATCCCCGCCGTGACGACGCGGAGAATGGTCATGTCATTTACGAAACGATGCTCAAGAAGATCGATCCGCACTTCTTTGTTCACACGGGAGACATTGAATACTACGACCGAGATGATCCTTATGCCCTGAGCAAGGAACTTGCCCGTTACAAAATGAATCGCCTGTTTTCAATGCCGTACATTCGAAGCTTTCACAACAACGTTAGCAGCTACTTCATCAAGGATGATCATGATACTCTAATGGATGACTGTGACCCCGACGATGTCTATGGAACCCTGACCTGGGACGAAGGGATTGCCATTTTTGAAGAACAGTTTCCACGCACTCGACCCTACAAGACGGTTCGATGGGGCAAAGACTTGCAAGTGTGGATGATGGAAGGCCGCGATTTCCGGGACGTCCATCCCGAGGGGCCGGATCAAGAGCCGTCCATCTGGGGCGCCCAGCAGAAAGAGTGGTTCTTTAAGAGCTTCGCCGAATCAGACGCAACCTTTCGCGTGCTCATCAGTCCGACTCCGGTCGTCGGTCCTGATCGCAAAGGGAAGAATGACAATCACGCGAACAAAGAGTTTGCATTTGAAGGCAATCAGATACGTGAATTCCTTGGTAGCCAGGAAAACGCCTTTGTCATTTGCGGTGATCGCCATTGGCAGTATCACTCCGTTGATCCAACGACAGGGGCCACGGAGTTCTCTTGCGGTCCAAGTTCAGACAAGCACGCAAGCGGCTACAGCGAAGAGTTTCGCAATGAATACCACAAGTATCTGAAAATCCTTGGCGGCTTCCTTTCCGTGAATGTATCACGAGAAACAGGTGAGCCCGTAGTCACGTTCAATCATCACGCACCTGACGGCACGGTCCGCTATTCGTTTCAGAAGAAGTAG
- a CDS encoding 3-keto-disaccharide hydrolase yields the protein MNQLNKLRCYLLPRRDFLHSVWVCITSVLFFAVPTNAQESSGASTLGLAAPAGAVVLFDGSNFDAWEPFSFQAINPKADQKEVQWKLVDENAMEIVFEFRGKKRKQFICTKEKFGDYHLHLEFQLPRDGGQGNSGVFFGPLYELQILNPTPKDRAGLTDCGAIYQIRAPSVNAALAPGEWQTIDLDFQAARIGAAGFANESDAARVTVRLNGKLIHDNFKLSLRRNKYAAYPEEPLSPIVLQEHGSPVKFRNIWLVEKAIDKVPRKKK from the coding sequence ATGAACCAACTAAACAAACTTCGATGCTATCTGCTTCCTCGCCGCGATTTTTTACATTCCGTTTGGGTTTGCATAACGAGTGTCCTGTTCTTTGCCGTTCCGACGAATGCGCAAGAGTCGTCGGGCGCATCGACACTCGGTCTCGCCGCGCCCGCTGGGGCGGTGGTGCTGTTCGATGGATCGAACTTCGATGCCTGGGAACCGTTTTCGTTCCAGGCGATCAATCCCAAAGCCGACCAAAAAGAGGTTCAATGGAAACTGGTCGACGAGAACGCGATGGAGATCGTTTTTGAATTCCGAGGCAAGAAACGGAAGCAGTTCATTTGCACGAAGGAAAAATTCGGCGACTACCACCTTCATTTGGAGTTCCAGTTGCCGCGTGATGGCGGCCAAGGCAATAGTGGCGTCTTCTTTGGGCCGTTATATGAACTGCAAATTCTCAACCCCACACCGAAGGACCGGGCCGGGCTGACCGACTGTGGCGCTATCTATCAAATCCGTGCTCCCAGCGTGAACGCAGCTCTGGCACCGGGCGAATGGCAGACGATCGATTTGGATTTTCAAGCCGCTCGAATTGGCGCGGCTGGCTTTGCAAACGAGAGCGACGCGGCCCGTGTCACCGTGCGGCTCAACGGCAAACTGATCCACGACAACTTCAAACTGTCGCTACGCAGAAACAAGTACGCGGCCTATCCGGAAGAACCGCTCTCGCCCATCGTATTGCAAGAGCATGGATCGCCAGTAAAGTTCCGGAACATCTGGCTTGTTGAGAAAGCCATCGACAAAGTTCCGCGGAAGAAAAAGTAA
- a CDS encoding sulfatase family protein, which produces MGSTIHSITKFLVFVFVFNGTTGLVNAGESPNIILLLADDLGYRDLSCFGSPAVNTPNLDRLAKEGQKFTRFYAGSAVCTPTRASILTGRYPLRFGITKHFNDVNRWLPESATTVAEILKGAGYHTGHVGKWHLGGLHVDADGKRLEDQPGPRQHGFEFYQTQIEQQPIRGRMGREQTLFRQGGTVLLRNDQHVGEGDPYYSKHLTDANGDFAIELIEKFSADPQPFFINMWWLVPHKPYEPAPEPHWSGTAVDGISEDQHRFRSMVQHMDAKVGQILGKLDDLEIADNTLVLFTSDNGAAFEGFIGDLKGGKTDLHDGGLRVPFLVRWPAAIPAGQASDTFGHTNDLLPTVCDAAGIELPSDLPIDGLSLLPHMKGERPPTVETRGTVFWQLDLYRNIQRHYPKPKPYATEVVMRGKWKMLALSGKPVELFDVESDPNENRNVLDDHTELVASLAAQLDEWLSAPRTPHD; this is translated from the coding sequence ATGGGCTCGACGATACACTCAATCACGAAGTTTCTGGTCTTCGTTTTCGTGTTCAACGGCACGACGGGCTTGGTAAACGCAGGGGAGAGTCCCAATATCATTTTGTTGTTGGCCGACGACCTGGGTTATCGAGACCTTTCATGCTTCGGCAGTCCTGCCGTCAATACACCGAACCTTGATCGGCTTGCCAAGGAAGGACAGAAGTTTACGCGGTTCTACGCTGGTTCGGCGGTGTGCACGCCCACGCGGGCATCGATATTGACCGGTCGATATCCACTGCGATTCGGAATCACAAAGCACTTCAACGACGTGAATCGATGGCTCCCGGAATCGGCGACGACGGTTGCCGAAATCCTGAAGGGTGCCGGCTACCACACCGGCCACGTCGGCAAATGGCACTTAGGCGGTTTGCATGTCGACGCCGACGGCAAGCGACTGGAAGACCAGCCCGGCCCCCGCCAGCACGGCTTCGAGTTTTATCAAACTCAGATCGAACAACAGCCGATTCGCGGCCGCATGGGTCGTGAGCAAACTCTCTTTCGCCAAGGCGGAACGGTGCTGCTTCGCAACGACCAGCATGTTGGCGAAGGTGATCCGTACTATTCAAAGCACTTGACCGATGCCAATGGCGATTTTGCGATCGAGTTGATCGAAAAGTTCTCGGCGGACCCCCAACCGTTCTTTATCAATATGTGGTGGCTCGTGCCGCACAAGCCCTACGAACCCGCGCCCGAGCCCCATTGGTCGGGCACCGCGGTGGACGGCATCAGTGAAGATCAGCATCGCTTTCGATCGATGGTGCAGCACATGGACGCCAAAGTCGGCCAGATCCTGGGCAAGCTCGATGACCTGGAAATCGCGGACAATACACTTGTCCTATTCACCAGCGACAATGGAGCCGCCTTTGAAGGATTCATTGGCGATCTAAAGGGCGGTAAGACCGACTTGCATGACGGCGGACTTCGCGTTCCGTTTTTGGTGCGTTGGCCAGCAGCGATCCCGGCCGGTCAGGCATCAGATACTTTTGGGCACACCAATGATCTGTTGCCCACGGTCTGCGATGCGGCCGGAATCGAACTGCCGAGCGACTTGCCAATCGATGGACTGAGCTTGTTGCCTCACATGAAGGGCGAACGTCCACCGACTGTCGAAACAAGGGGGACCGTGTTTTGGCAACTCGATTTGTATAGAAACATTCAACGGCACTACCCAAAGCCAAAGCCATATGCGACCGAAGTCGTCATGCGAGGCAAATGGAAGATGCTCGCTTTAAGCGGAAAGCCGGTGGAGTTGTTCGATGTTGAATCCGACCCGAACGAAAACCGAAATGTGTTGGATGACCACACAGAACTGGTCGCTTCGTTAGCGGCGCAGCTTGATGAGTGGCTCAGCGCTCCAAGAACGCCCCATGATTGA
- a CDS encoding DUF1552 domain-containing protein, producing MAFNFNRLDRRRFLRGSGAALALPLLSSNLPLSASNSAGRENPKRMACIYFPDGVPMPLREDPAYQDWSWFPHGGGTEFTFTKCTDAFEPLRDDLTVLSGFSHPGARKVHGHRNADQFLTAAEIRRDGPYKNAVSLDQVYAEHVGDQTRFSSLVMSTDGGIGTPRAAQTLSFNRAGRAIPAEQSPKRIFDMLFVKSNVDAARRLANNESALDEMLEDANDLRSILSSDDRLRFDEYLDSVREAEIRVQKAREWVNRPLPTVDRAKMEADISPESPRLYVQTMLDMIYLAFKTDSTRVATYQIGRENGAGVSDRLARAVGFNLAHQLTHDTKNPGGWENLGKYCRFLNEEFARFTTRLKETPEPAGTGSMLDNTLLLFGSASSAFHLSRNYPLVLAGGRNMEIKHGKYLNYAGSNPISGAWSGGPEPYTKKIEQEDQPLTRVFVTMLQQLGMETNSFAGATGNFPDLLS from the coding sequence ATGGCATTCAACTTCAATCGACTTGATCGTCGTCGGTTTCTGCGAGGATCTGGTGCGGCGCTGGCACTTCCGCTGCTGAGTTCCAATCTGCCTCTTTCGGCGTCGAACTCGGCCGGCCGGGAAAATCCGAAACGGATGGCCTGTATCTACTTCCCCGACGGCGTCCCGATGCCGCTGCGCGAAGATCCTGCGTACCAGGATTGGTCATGGTTTCCGCATGGTGGGGGAACGGAATTTACGTTTACGAAGTGTACCGATGCCTTCGAGCCACTGCGTGACGATTTAACCGTGTTGTCGGGATTTTCGCACCCGGGTGCTCGCAAAGTACACGGCCACCGCAACGCCGACCAGTTTCTGACGGCGGCCGAAATTCGTCGCGATGGACCGTACAAGAACGCGGTCTCTCTGGATCAGGTTTACGCCGAGCACGTCGGTGATCAAACGCGGTTTTCATCGCTGGTGATGTCGACCGACGGTGGTATCGGAACTCCGCGCGCTGCCCAAACGCTTTCATTCAATCGCGCGGGCCGGGCGATCCCTGCGGAACAAAGCCCGAAGCGTATTTTCGACATGCTTTTCGTCAAGAGCAACGTCGATGCCGCTCGCCGATTGGCGAACAACGAGAGTGCTTTGGATGAAATGTTAGAAGACGCAAACGATCTTCGCAGCATCCTGTCGTCCGATGACCGGCTGCGGTTCGATGAGTACCTGGACTCCGTTCGCGAAGCCGAGATCCGCGTCCAGAAAGCAAGAGAGTGGGTCAACCGGCCACTGCCAACCGTCGACCGGGCCAAAATGGAAGCGGACATCTCGCCCGAGTCGCCACGGCTGTATGTGCAGACCATGTTAGACATGATCTATCTCGCGTTTAAAACCGATTCGACTCGTGTTGCGACTTATCAGATCGGGCGAGAAAACGGCGCCGGCGTCAGCGATCGTCTCGCCCGCGCCGTCGGGTTCAATCTCGCACATCAGTTGACGCACGACACGAAGAATCCCGGTGGCTGGGAAAACCTTGGGAAATATTGCCGATTTCTTAATGAAGAATTCGCCCGATTCACGACCCGGCTAAAGGAAACTCCGGAACCAGCCGGCACCGGCTCCATGCTGGATAACACGCTACTGCTGTTCGGTTCCGCATCAAGCGCGTTTCATCTTTCTCGCAATTATCCGCTCGTCCTTGCGGGTGGACGCAACATGGAAATCAAGCATGGCAAGTATCTGAACTATGCGGGATCCAATCCGATCAGCGGAGCCTGGAGTGGGGGCCCCGAACCGTACACGAAAAAGATTGAACAAGAAGACCAACCACTCACGCGCGTCTTCGTCACAATGTTGCAACAATTGGGAATGGAAACCAACAGCTTTGCTGGAGCCACCGGGAATTTCCCCGATTTGCTTTCGTAA